The Anastrepha ludens isolate Willacy chromosome 2, idAnaLude1.1, whole genome shotgun sequence DNA window CTAATCAGAAATCTTAACATAGCATCCTTAACATGAACTGTTAACTTACATTGGCGTGTTTTAGTGTGCGAActcattttgaaaacaaaatactaaaacaaCAGTTGTTGGTAGGTAATGGGTTGACGATTGAAAATTAGAACACATTTAACAGCATGAAATTGCACAGAATTGTGGCGGGAACGGATTTCTTGCCGTCAGTTATTTTAACGGCGACAAAATAATtagattcatttttattttcttcgacGGTTTACAGACTCAGGGTTGCTTTTCTGAATACTTGATGATTGGTTTACAAGCAACAGCAGGCAATATTCCATTTGCACAAGAAACCCGGCGaattatgtataaataatttagaaaaaagttgtttatttgAAACTACGAGCTTCAACGAGTCGCCTCACAAATAGCAAAAAGCAAACGAAAAGATTTcactacaaaattaattttattgtagccGCAAAATGTCAGTTGAAAACCGACCCGTCGCAATAGTATTTTCCATCTCCGTCGCAATTGTGCTTCACCGACTGAATTTTCCGAAGGAATTAGATCAGCTGATCATCACCCGTCAACCCGTTAATCGCTGTCCCGTTTCAATGCTGTTCCAGAAGAAGCGACATTGAGAGTTATAAAGAGGCCAAGGATGGAAGGTAAGATGTATGGTAGGGTTGCATTGCTCCCTCGCTTATTGTAGGTTGATTGTTTACTTAAAGCCGTAATTAGTGGTGCCGTAGTCATACTGTCATAGTCGTAATTATAACCATAGCCGCAGCATTACAGCTAATATGCAAGTACAATTAATGACAACATCtgcattttgtcataaaaacacCCATAATTTCCCactaagtcaattaattttatgtcgttcatttctaatattcaaatttttattgcaaatattaaaataaatgtaaagtaTTTCATAGCAGCTTACGATAGCGGAGataaaccaaaatttaataGATACATATGGCTAGGATTATGGTTACGGCATTATGGTGTGACACCTATAATCGTTTACAGTGATGCCTATACGCTTCATCCAAACAGCTGCTTGCTATGGTTACTGCTATGCTAGGCCACGACTAATCGCAGCTTAACTGAGTTTTCGTATGTCATAACAATTTTCCATTACTTGCATCTGCATATATTTGAACGTATATTCCAATAAGCAACAGTTTGAGTTATCCAGGTTCGACTGTATACATGCACTTCACACCACATGAGTTTCGAATTAGGTTCGATTacattttctttctttcatactacagtataagtatgtgtgtatgtatgtataactacTTTTGTGTAAATATAGTACTATTATTTTGCTCTGTtgctaaaaatacatacataaatatgtaactaacaGTTCTCAACTCAACTTCAGACACACTACTTGAGAGTAATATACTCTCTTATACATTTCCATCACTACACTCActctttgttttgcatttaggCAGCTCGGTTGCATAATTTACTACTAAGGTTTTCACTTTTTCACATTTTGCGCTAATTCATGTCCCGtcgtgttgctgttgctgtaacTCAAATGGCTGTTGTTGCTacaaacgttgttgttgttgttattattgttgtaactATTTAAATTACTAGTGTAAAGGCCCAGTGAGGAGAATGACATCGTGTCGGAAGGTTGTCGCATTGTGAGAGCCATACTCAGGGGTGCACTCGTATTATAGAGGCTGCCGCCGCTGACGACGCTGCCGCCACCACTCGTCGTATTGTAGGACAGAAGTGATGAAGATGAATTATTTGTGATGTACTTGTTGGTATTTTCACTACCaaccattgttgtttttgtagttgttaacaaattattaaaattgtaagtACTAGTTGTTGTCATTGTCGTGGTGTTGGTACTAAAagtactaattactgttgttgttgttgtagttattaTTGTTGTGGTCGTTGTTGGTGGTACTGATAGAGCTGTTGCGAATCTGTCTAAACCTGTGAAACTGTTGTTGATGTTCAAGTTTGTTGtcatttttgttgtagcagtattgGTGATGTTGGTAGTGGAGAAGGATTTATTGGTTGTAGTTATTGTAGAGGTGAtgtttgttgtgttgttggttATACTTGTACTATCAATCAAGCCAATTCGATAGTTAGTTGTGGTCGGAAATGAAAAACGATTGTTATCGATTGGACGATTGCTTCTTAGCGTCTCTGTCGACGTCGGCGTCGTCGTCGATGTCCCGGTCGTAGTTGCAGTTATTGTGGCTAttgctattgctgttgttgttgtattgttgGCCGTGTGCCCTAACCCAGCTGCAGTTATAGAAGTAGATTTGAATTGCATGAGTATATTATCACAACTGCGTATGCGTAAGTCCATATTAGAAGCTTCGGTTGCCAATGGAAACCGTGTGCGCATATATGTTTGATACGAATATGTGCTTGAATTACCTGTGGGTGTTGTGGCCGAATTTAGTGTAGCGGTAGTTGTGGTGGTGATAATGTCGGTGTTGGTATTGAATTTTAAGGGATTCAAGGATTGATTGGTGTTGGTGATAGCTTTGGTTGTGGTCGTGGTGGTGTTATTCAGTGGGTACGTCGAGCTGACAGCATTATAAACGCTACCCTCATAGCTACCGGTCATTGAACTGCGATATTGTTGTGGGCTTTCAATGTTGATGAAGCTTGAGGCGCCTGCGGCGTTGTCCACTCGCAACGCTGCCAAAGCCGTTGTTGGGGATTTGTCAATGTAGTAAGACTTAGCGCTTGCACTTGCCAAATCTACATAACTCTTCGATGTAATCGATGGCGATACGATAGGGGAACGGCTCGGTGGACGTGAGAATTTTCGCTCAATTTCCTTTTCTGCCAATAAGCGGTCATAGAATGTTGACGTAACTGTTGTGTGACGTATATCAAGCTGACCGGGCACATAGACGGGTGTATTGGAGCGTTTGAGTGGATCGTAGCCGAGTAGAGTGTCTGTGATGTGACGGTAGGCGTGCGCGTACGGTCTGTCCAATTCcaattgataatttttatttttcactttttttgtgttgtacCGGTCGTTGTTGTCGTCgcagttgctgttgctgttggtgttggtgttggtgtgggtgttggtgttgttgtgtcGTATGCTTGAATTGATGTTGTCGTGCAACATGCTTTCTGTCATCATCATCTCCCTCGATCCATACGGCGATCTCAACGGCGATCTGGAGGCCGATCGTGAACTTGATCTGTCTCTTTcatcacatttgtatgtgtCTAGTTGTCTATCTACTTTATGAAACTTAATTAAACTACTACTACTTACATGTCTAAGattatctaataaataataatttggcAACATATTTTCACGTCTTACCCTACTCTGGTATTCTTCACGCTCTTCTTCGCGTCGCCGGCGTGGCGAGATCTCGCGTCGCAAATCCCGATTCGAACGATGATGTAGTGGACTGGCAGCGCGCAATGGACTTGTCGAACGTATAGAATCCGCCGAACCCAGAGAACGGCCGTATAAATAGTCCGAGTGCCTTTGGCTATGATCCGAGACACGTATGGAGGGCGCATATTCGCGATGTACACGACTTTCCGCACGCGAGAGATCCTCCAGTGATGCCTTCTTGCTGCCGAAATGTATGGAATCGGAGAATAGTGAATCGATGTAGCGTTGGCAACGCTCTTTACGATATGGTTTCTCTTCGCATAGTGTATCGATGGACTTGATCGTGTTCTTAATGGAGTCCAAACGTTCGTTGATATTGTCATTGGTGCGTAATGGTACACCGGTGTGACTTCCAGTACGTTGTAGTGGCGAAGTCTCCTAAAAGTGGAAAAACATGATCAACATGAATTTTGTGTAATGTAGGCGGATACAATCGTCTTTAAATCTAACTCACCCTCATTAGACGACTGCCGAACTCGTCAAGTCCTTCGGATGCATGAGCTTGAGTAGCGCCGCTAGCACTTATACTGCTACATGAATCTGCAAGAGTCTTCTTAAGAATACGTTGGAGGAATTTAGAATTTTCTTCAATTGTTCCTAAAGCGCCATAATTAATTTTGCCCACCATTCGTCCAATGTTGTCTCGTGTATCCGTGTGCGATTTCGGTCTGTGCGGCAAACTTGTCACATAGTCGTCTTCTTCATCGCGGAAGCGTATAGCCTTAGGACTAATTGATCTGTACTGTCCATCCTCATAGTTGCTGGCGGAGTCGCGTAGCGCAGATTTCGGTGTTGTTGAACGGGTTGTCTCGCTGCGTCTAGGGCTTTCCTCGCGtgattttgatgttttgaatTCTTCGAAGGAAAGTGATGGGGACACAGCATCCTTCAGTTTTTGATTGAATTCCTGATAAGTCTTTTGCATTTTAAAGTCGAAACAGTGTTCCTCTTCTAATGCGCGCATGCGTGCCTCCAGCTCGTCAGCTGTGGGTAACTCTCTTTTGGTTGGCGAAGCGACAAGCGTTTCCAAGTTGTGTATGGGTGTTGTTCTTGAATGCTTTTCTTCTgctaatttcctattttttatatcttctatGGTTGGCGAACGTGAGCGTAATTGTCGAGCTGGTGAAGGTGTTCTTCTCTTATCTTCCAACACACGAATTCTGTGCTCCAGTTCACCGGTTGTGGGTATAACGTCCTCGTCTGGGCTGGGATCGAGCAGCATTTCCAGTGGATGTATTAGTGATTTTTTCGCATCGGCGATATTTCGTTTAGACTTTTCGTTCAACGATTCTTTCGATTTAGATCTTGGCAGTTCCAAAGCACGAAAACGATACTCCAGATTTTCCGTTGATGGTATATCGGGATCCTCATATCTAGCATAGCCAGGCGAAACATGTCTTTTGGGGCTTTTCGATGCTCCATTTGCACCATCATAACTAATACGCCCAGGCGAGGTGTGCCTTTTCGGACTACGGGATTCACGTGGTGGGTGTGTCGGTGATGTGTAGGGTGTTTTCTCTTTCGCTCGCGACGGTGAGGTATAAGGTGATCTACCTTGTTTCGGTGTAGGTGTTCTTGACGCGCGTCCATCCTCTATTTGATATCTATCACGCGCAGCCGTTATAGCTTCGGGCAGTTCATCTAAATTCTTGCCTTCACAGAGTTCCAAAAATTTGGTGAGATCCTTCTCGTGCGATAGTGAATACTGCATTTTGATTTTGCGCTCAATTTCATTTAACCGCTGTTCGACGTCGATCTTCTCCACATCTTCAAGCAGTTTTATTTGACGTTCGAGTGATCGAAAGCGCGCTTCCAGCTCTTTAGTCGATGGCAGATGTACGGTTTTGCGTTTTAAATGCCGCTTCACGGGATCCGGCCCCCAGTCGTAGTCTTCCGCTGGAGATTTTGATTTGTCAGCacccttttccttttcctttttggtttctttctctttctcgtTTGGATTTGCTCTAGTATAGTCTTCTATCTCCTTCGAGAGTTGTGTTAAAGCCTTCGATTCTTCTGATGGTGGCACATCGGATTTTTCGGCAGCGCGCATTAGTTTACCATCTTCTGATTTAATGAGATTGCGATCACTCAACTGTTTTTCGAGCGCTTGGAATAAGTTCTCCAACTCTTCGGTGTTGGCGCGCGTCAATCGTCGCACCTTAACGGCTTTCGGTTCATTGTCAAGCAGCAATACGAGCGTTTTGTTGTTCGGATCGGACGATCCAACTTGAATGGCAGTTTGCATGGGGGCAACCGATGGCTCGGCTGATGTCTGATCTCCAGGTGTTTTGGTTGATTCCTTACTATTATCGTGTTTCTCCTGTTTAGGTACATCCTTCGCCACCTGGTGATTTTCAGGTGTTTTGGTTGATTCTTTACTATCatcatgtttttcttgtttagGTTCATCCTTCACCACCAAAGTTTCTTTCGGTTCTACCTCTGCAGTTGTATCTGTTAATTGCTCCGGTTGCGTTGGCAATGCTTCTTCTGTGggaatattttcttcattggCTCGCTTTTCAACCGCTACCTCCTGCTTTGATTTGTTTTCGCTCTTCTCGTGAACGTCTGCGTTAATATTCTGCGATGTATCGCTTTTCTCTTCAGCCTTACACTCTCGCTTATCttcaacaatttcttttttcgaGCGCGCAATTTGCTGGTTCTCGAGAGTTTTTTCAGCTTTTAAGACCTCAATtctaatatcatttttttcgttttctccGTTTTCTCCGTTTTTGGTATTCACATTTTCTGTAATCTTCTTGTCACTTTTACATTCTTCGTTGAATGCTTCCTTCACATTCTTTTCAATTTCTAGCTTTTCTTTCAATGCTTCCTTGGTTTCTCTTTTCTCCATTTCTGGCGGTTCTTTTATCACTTCTTTACTTTCAATTTCCTCGGCCACGTACTCGTCTGATTTATCCTCACTTTTCTTCAGCTCCTGCACATCATTGACATTATATTGGTCGATGCTTCCCTCGCGACGTGATCTGGACATTTTCAGTTGCTGTTCCAGCACCTCGAGTCGTTTTTCCAACTCCGCAGCAGTCGGCAGCTTCTCTTTGGGCTTGTTCTCTTCATCCTCGTTTTTTTTAAGCagcattttaatattaatacttATGTTGATCGGTTTGAGAGAGCCAGTTTCTTCAAGTTCGCCAACGTAGCGCACAAGTTCCTTGCCTGTCGCATCGACAGTCTCCGAACTAAGGCGTCGCGGGGAGTCCGACTCGGCGGCTGCTTCCTGTTCTTTTACACGCACAGCCTCAAGTAACTTTAGACTATTTTCGCTAAGTTGCTTCTCCAATGCAAGTACGCGTTTTTCTAAATCGTCTGCCGCTTGCTGTTGCGCGCGCGCTGATGTACTTGGTGTTTCGTCGTCTGCGGACCGACTCTTCAAATCCATGAAATATTTTCTCGATGCCACTTCGGAATCACTTGCACAGCGCTGCTTGTAGAATTTGATTATCAATTGTCTTTCCAAAAAATGTAAGCGATTCTCAAGATCAGCTTTTGATGGTAAATCGGAGAAACGACGAACCATTTTCTGTGGTTGACTGTACCAGGGTTCGTAATTTTCCGATCTAAAGTAAGCGGTGTTTGCATGTGTTTCCGAGGTTCCATCGAATGGTGATGTTCGTTGTCGTTCGGTTGTTGTACGTCGATTTGGATTAATGTCGCTTGGTTTGAGGTTTTCACCATTGGGTTGCACTTTAATTTTACTCTGAAATTCTTCAATAAGCGCGCGATGCTGTTCATCGTTAACTAAAAGTTCTGCTGTATCATTCAACGGCATTGGCGGCGCTACGGGGATGCGTGCAgtgctttcatttaatttcttttcgtcagctgattctttcagtTCTGTTTTGCTAGTTCGCTTTGCCGTTTTTGTATCTACGATTTCTTCCTTTTGCGCTCTTTGCtggttttcatgccgcttctcGAGATCTTCTTTCTTTTGTTCGCTTGCACGTCTCTGTAATGCTTCATATCGACTTTCTAAGTCCTCAGTGCTTGGAGGCTCCGCAGATTTTATTGTAGCTTGACTTTTAGTTTCCTCTACATCTAATATCTCGTGTGGCCCCTCTTCAAGAACTGTCGCCGATTTATCTTTTACTCCGAACCCTTTTTCGATTATAGCTTTGGTGCTCATTCGTCGCTTGAGCGACTCAAAACGTTTCTCTAAATCTTCTGTAGTTGGTGGTTCGGAAGCGCGTCTCTTGTTGGCCACGTTGGAAGTGTCCTCATTTTCTGCTTCTCTCTGCTCCACATTCGTCGTTTCTTTGGGTTTGGACAGTTCTTTATTAATCTCCTTACATTTCTCATTAAAGGCTTCAACCAGTTTGGGTTCTGGTGTGGTGATTGCTACAGTTTGCTCCGATTGCTCAAGTTCTGGCTTAGTTTGCTTAGAAAGTTCTTTGTTAATTTGTTTGCACTTTTCCTCGAAGCTTTTTATGGCTTTAGTATTTGTTGCCGGCTCAAGCGGTGCggtttgtttgcttttattggATGCAGCTTCTACCTGAGCGTTTACTGATTGTGatgaattttgttttcctttacTTGACCTCGCCAGAGTCTTTTCGGATTCTGAGGAGCTTCTTGTTTCTTTGTTGCCCTCTAGGCTAGCGCTACTCATTTGTCGTTCCAACGCCTGAAAGCGTTTTTCAAGTTCTTCGGTACTTGGTGGCgatttcttttctgattttttcaaGTCATCTCCCGTTTCTTTCAGAGCAGCCTTGTTATTTTTCTGTGGCAGCTTGGAGCGTTCTACATCAACTTCTTGTTTGCTTTCACTTTCTAGGCTATCGCTtgagtgattaatttttttaagttctttttcGTTATTAGTCGTTGCCTTCGCAGTTTGCTTTCCAACACCTCTTTCTCGTTTGTCTTCATACCCCTCTTGCTTGTTTGTCTTTTCCCCTGCCGTGTGTTCCGTAGTTTTTGAGACTCGCTTTGCGCCATCTTCCACTTCCACTTCTTGTTTCTTGTTGCTAGCTTGAGCTTCTtccacttttgttttattaactttttcacCACCTTTTTTCTGATCAGGTGAAATCTTCTCTTTGGCAACTGATTTACCTTTGTTTGCTTTATCATCTTCTTTACTCTGTCTTTCTGGCTTACCTTTAATATCACAATCCTTTTTACTCTTCTCTTCAGCTGGTGTCTCTCTTTTTTTATTCGGTTCTTTCGTCTCTGCTTCGTCGGGTGGTTCCTTCTTCGTTTTGATGGGACTTGATTTTTGCGTGCTCATTCTTCTTTCTAGCGCATTAAAGCGATCTTCTAATTCGGCAGTAGATGGCAACTTCTTTAGGCGTGGCTTTTCTGCTTTTCTATCATCTATCTCGGATGCTGCCTCTCCTTCAATATCATTTCTTAGCTGCGTTTTACTCTCACCTCTttccaaattttgtttattgcttTCGTTAGGCGTATTAGGAGGCGTCTGTGCATCTTTTTCGCTAGTCTGATTTTCGTTGCGCCGCAAGTCCATTGAGCTTTTACTTGGCACACCATTCGAGCTTAGTTGTCTCTCCAAAGCACTGAAGCGATCCTCTAATTCTACCGTTGAAGGAATATGATTGCGTGCTCGTTTTGATATGGAAAGCTCATATTTTTCTTCGGAGGGTACTACGTCTGGTATATTATCTCGCATTTCTGACGGGTAGGGTATAATTGGAACTTCCTCTGTAGCAGAATCATCATAGGAGCTTCTGTTTAATTCTTTTGCGTGTCTTGATTCTGTAAATGATCTGTTCGTTAGTAATGTGGTTTCATGATTAGACAAATCTCTATACTCGCTACTTTCAGCAAACCTTTTCTTCTCATCCGCCTCTTTACTAATTTGCTTTTCAAGTGTACTCAATCTTTTCTGCAGATCGGCCGTTGATGGTATCTTTTTATTAGACCTTTCATCATATGATTTATCATCAACCATCTTCTCTTTGTCGAtgataaatttttcttcactcattCTGCGTTCCAATGCCTGAAAGCGTTCTTCAATTTCTATAGTTGAAGAGCGCGTGAGAGTCAATCGCCTGGGATCGCGGCGCTTTCGGCAGGCGCTACTCAAACCCGccgatttttttgttgctgccgCTTTAACATTATTTGGATGCGCTTTTGACTTCTCTGCTTGCGGACTATTTTCCTCGAATgtttcaactgcttcaccagGAATGTTGCTATCTCTGATTGGGAGCTTAGATATCATTTCCTGGGCATCCTTCTTCTCAGCTGGCACTGCATATGAAAGATCTTCAGCTTCGGCTGGCTCTTTCGTTTTGTCATGTCTTAGATTTGTGGAAACTTCACTGGTTGCCTCTGCAATGAAAGCCGCTGATGACTTTTCAGAGTAGTCCATTAGCAATTCCATGCGTCTGTCAGAACCTTTGTCCGTTACTTccaatttattagttttatcCTCATCATCCTCttctttgcacaatttttcacagTTTTCAGTCGGTTTAATACCAGCACTATAACTTTCCTTAGCGTTCTCAAGGTTAGCAACTTCTTTCTCATCTCTACGTATGCCATCTTCTTCGTTGAGCGAATAGAACAAGTCTAATTTTGTTGGCCTCTCTACGCTATTGACCCTTTCAAAGTACTGATTTGTTACGCCATCATCGCTGACAGCAAACTTTCTGCCTTCCTCTCCATCGTCTCCACTACCCAGCGAATTAGTTGAGTCGAGGAAAAGCGGTTTCGGTGTAGGCAATGGACTAATATTGGAACTATTGAGATAGGCAGCTATGTCGGGCATAGGAGAAAGTTGACTTGTGCTTGTTATCACAGGTAGCTCTAAGACGTCCGTTTGAATGTGCAATGCACTTAGCTTCGTGGTAGCCAGATCTCCTGCAATAGAGGAGTACTTGGTGTCGGTCCAATCAAACGCAGCTGCGCCTTTGTAGCCGAGACGATCACATTCGGTTGTGCTGTCCTCCTCCTCCTTTATCAATTCCTCCAAGTGGTGCGAACGTGTAGACTTTTCATCGTCGGCGCTGTGTGTTGGCGAATCGGACGTCATAAGCATAAATGGAATTTCAGTTGAGGAAGGTGCCCATGATTTGGGTCGTCTACGTTCCTTTTCACTATCACTAGGTTCATTTAGGGTCTCCAACTTCGTAGCGTACTCTTTGGCCTTGCGCGCTGATTTAGATCTACGCTTGGGACTATTCTCAATCGAAGAGGAATGTGTTTTATCAGCTCCGGAATTTGGATCATCATCATCGCAGAGACTGGTATCAGTACTCGAGCCCCCTTCATTGGCGTCGTCTTCACTTTCTTCACTGTACGATGAAGAGTCGCTTTTGCCGACGCGTGAGCGAATTTTCTGTGACTTCGGCACAGGCTCCGCACCATCACGCAATAAAGTGGCACGATCCGCCTTAATCTCCTTCCATGTGAGGCTGTCTCTGCGGCGCTTACTTATATCCGCATCGCGCCAATGC harbors:
- the LOC128855680 gene encoding titin isoform X2, with the translated sequence MVCILHGYYNVHPKMRFSLSPPPSKSTSVITSPTNMQANYAQSNNNDPRASGVGARSDDDISPSTAALTLSADDEDAASDYIQWLHAMKLVARLPGGMPPEFRRKLWLSLADKYLKSKNVDWSKEEEKCFCEKWREDDEELGIQIVKDLHRTGSNLCTGPAGSINQAKLKRILLGYARYNPEVGYCQGFNMLGALILQVMEKEEAESMKVMIYLVEGVLPPGYFHGSMGGLQADMAVFRELMQTKLPRLAKHLQKLQGPIENAYEPPLTNVFTMQWFLTMFCTCLPMTCVLRVWDLVLIEGSDVLLRTALVLWSLLEDRVLSTRTADDFYGKMGSFSSELLNGHLIDSNGLIEKVVQLGPIPDIQRLRDKHLYNITPLHHKQGLQFYYDDEEPGSDEESRLAVATVWGMPWGRRGSHGSSSSNANKQVSENKERLALDISLLKKQYDRLRERQRQAHIILTTACSTARQSTITTSSTQPNTAVTVNQLLLGRPAIVTNNGRRVGPPAGAIPPARKPSLPTVLHSRPPERQLRRGETLHWRDADISKRRRDSLTWKEIKADRATLLRDGAEPVPKSQKIRSRVGKSDSSSYSEESEDDANEGGSSTDTSLCDDDDPNSGADKTHSSSIENSPKRRSKSARKAKEYATKLETLNEPSDSEKERRRPKSWAPSSTEIPFMLMTSDSPTHSADDEKSTRSHHLEELIKEEEDSTTECDRLGYKGAAAFDWTDTKYSSIAGDLATTKLSALHIQTDVLELPVITSTSQLSPMPDIAAYLNSSNISPLPTPKPLFLDSTNSLGSGDDGEEGRKFAVSDDGVTNQYFERVNSVERPTKLDLFYSLNEEDGIRRDEKEVANLENAKESYSAGIKPTENCEKLCKEEDDEDKTNKLEVTDKGSDRRMELLMDYSEKSSAAFIAEATSEVSTNLRHDKTKEPAEAEDLSYAVPAEKKDAQEMISKLPIRDSNIPGEAVETFEENSPQAEKSKAHPNNVKAAATKKSAGLSSACRKRRDPRRLTLTRSSTIEIEERFQALERRMSEEKFIIDKEKMVDDKSYDERSNKKIPSTADLQKRLSTLEKQISKEADEKKRFAESSEYRDLSNHETTLLTNRSFTESRHAKELNRSSYDDSATEEVPIIPYPSEMRDNIPDVVPSEEKYELSISKRARNHIPSTVELEDRFSALERQLSSNGVPSKSSMDLRRNENQTSEKDAQTPPNTPNESNKQNLERGESKTQLRNDIEGEAASEIDDRKAEKPRLKKLPSTAELEDRFNALERRMSTQKSSPIKTKKEPPDEAETKEPNKKRETPAEEKSKKDCDIKGKPERQSKEDDKANKGKSVAKEKISPDQKKGGEKVNKTKVEEAQASNKKQEVEVEDGAKRVSKTTEHTAGEKTNKQEGYEDKRERGVGKQTAKATTNNEKELKKINHSSDSLESESKQEVDVERSKLPQKNNKAALKETGDDLKKSEKKSPPSTEELEKRFQALERQMSSASLEGNKETRSSSESEKTLARSSKGKQNSSQSVNAQVEAASNKSKQTAPLEPATNTKAIKSFEEKCKQINKELSKQTKPELEQSEQTVAITTPEPKLVEAFNEKCKEINKELSKPKETTNVEQREAENEDTSNVANKRRASEPPTTEDLEKRFESLKRRMSTKAIIEKGFGVKDKSATVLEEGPHEILDVEETKSQATIKSAEPPSTEDLESRYEALQRRASEQKKEDLEKRHENQQRAQKEEIVDTKTAKRTSKTELKESADEKKLNESTARIPVAPPMPLNDTAELLVNDEQHRALIEEFQSKIKVQPNGENLKPSDINPNRRTTTERQRTSPFDGTSETHANTAYFRSENYEPWYSQPQKMVRRFSDLPSKADLENRLHFLERQLIIKFYKQRCASDSEVASRKYFMDLKSRSADDETPSTSARAQQQAADDLEKRVLALEKQLSENSLKLLEAVRVKEQEAAAESDSPRRLSSETVDATGKELVRYVGELEETGSLKPINISINIKMLLKKNEDEENKPKEKLPTAAELEKRLEVLEQQLKMSRSRREGSIDQYNVNDVQELKKSEDKSDEYVAEEIESKEVIKEPPEMEKRETKEALKEKLEIEKNVKEAFNEECKSDKKITENVNTKNGENGENEKNDIRIEVLKAEKTLENQQIARSKKEIVEDKRECKAEEKSDTSQNINADVHEKSENKSKQEVAVEKRANEENIPTEEALPTQPEQLTDTTAEVEPKETLVVKDEPKQEKHDDSKESTKTPENHQVAKDVPKQEKHDNSKESTKTPGDQTSAEPSVAPMQTAIQVGSSDPNNKTLVLLLDNEPKAVKVRRLTRANTEELENLFQALEKQLSDRNLIKSEDGKLMRAAEKSDVPPSEESKALTQLSKEIEDYTRANPNEKEKETKKEKEKGADKSKSPAEDYDWGPDPVKRHLKRKTVHLPSTKELEARFRSLERQIKLLEDVEKIDVEQRLNEIERKIKMQYSLSHEKDLTKFLELCEGKNLDELPEAITAARDRYQIEDGRASRTPTPKQGRSPYTSPSRAKEKTPYTSPTHPPRESRSPKRHTSPGRISYDGANGASKSPKRHVSPGYARYEDPDIPSTENLEYRFRALELPRSKSKESLNEKSKRNIADAKKSLIHPLEMLLDPSPDEDVIPTTGELEHRIRVLEDKRRTPSPARQLRSRSPTIEDIKNRKLAEEKHSRTTPIHNLETLVASPTKRELPTADELEARMRALEEEHCFDFKMQKTYQEFNQKLKDAVSPSLSFEEFKTSKSREESPRRSETTRSTTPKSALRDSASNYEDGQYRSISPKAIRFRDEEDDYVTSLPHRPKSHTDTRDNIGRMKTLADSCSSISASGATQAHASEGLDEFGSRLMRETSPLQRTGSHTGVPLRTNDNINERLDSIKNTIKSIDTLCEEKPYRKERCQRYIDSLFSDSIHFGSKKASLEDLSRAESRVHREYAPSIRVSDHSQRHSDYLYGRSLGSADSIRSTSPLRAASPLHHRSNRDLRREISPRRRREEEREEYQSRIDN